Genomic window (Saccharothrix australiensis):
GCACCGGCCAGTCGGCGGGCAGCCCGACCGGCGTGATGCCGCCGTACGCCATGCCCGTCAGCGCCACGGCGTCGTCCATCGGCGCGAACGAGGCGCGCCGCGCGTCCAGCCGCCGCCGGACCACGCCGTTCACGTCGGCACGGGTCGTGGCGAGCACGACGCACGCGGCGTACCGCACGGTGTCGCCGCGCTTGCCCGCGACGATCACGCAGTTCGCGGACGCGTCGAGCGGCGAGCCGTAGTGCGCGCAGAACTCGGCCGTGTCGGCCAGCTCGGGGTCGATCGCGCCGACCGCCACCCGACTCGCGTCCGCCGTCGACCGCAGCGCGGCGGCCACCGGCTCCGCCACCAGGTCCAACCGGTCGAGGACGGGCACGGGGACGAGGGTTCCTGCGATGGTCCACACGCCGACCATCCTGCCGGCTCGCGCTTGACGTTGACGCAACGTCAACACCTACCGTGGTGGCCACGGGGAGGTGACGGGTCATGGCCTGGTCGATCGCGCAGGTCGCGCGCATGTCGAAGGTGACTTCGCGGACGTTGCGGCACTACGACGCGATCGGGCTGCTGGAGCCGGCGTGGGTCGGGGGCAACGGCCACCGGTACTACGAGCGCGAGCAGTTGCTGCGGCTCCAGCAGATCCTCCTGCTGCGCGACCTCGGCCTCGGGTTGGACACCGTGGCGGAGGTGCTCGACGGCAGGCACCGCGCGGTCGACGTGCTGCGCAACCACCGGCGGTGGCTGCGGGCCGAGCAGGAGCGGCTGGCCAGGCTGGCCGACACCGTCACCAGGACGATCCGGGAGATGGAGGGGGGTGAGCACAACATGAAGATGGAAGAGCTGTTCGACGGGTTCGACGCCGACCAGCAGGCCCGCTACGAGGCGGAACTGGTGGAGCGGCTGGGCGAGGGCGTCCAGGAGCACATCGACGAGGGCAAGCGCCGGATGCGGGGCTGGACGCGCGCGGACGCCGACACGTTCATGGCGGAGTGGCACGCCGTCGCCGAGGCGTACGGCGCGTTGTTCGACGCGGGCGTGGCGCCCGACGCGCCGGAGGCGCAGGAGGTGACCGACCGGCACTACCGGTGGATCTGCCTCGGCTGGACGCCGAACCGGGAGTCCTACACCGGGCTGGGCCGGCTGTACGTCGACGCGCCGGACTTCAAGGTCCAGTTCGACGCCCGGGCCGAGGGCTTGGCGGAGTGGGTGCGCGACGCGATCGCCGCCTACGCCGAGGCCCGCCTGAGCTGACCCGCGCGGGTCAGCGGGCGGACACGGCTTCGACGGCTGATCACGGGCTGCGGGGAGGTGCACATCCCCGCAGGTCGGGACGCCGGGGCCGGTCCGCGGTCCACGCCCGCCGAGCCGGGGACTTCACCCGGTGCGGGCTTGCCGGCCGGGTTCCCCGGCTCCGGGCGGCGGCTCGGCGCGGCGGGCGGCTACTCGGCGAGCCCGAACGCCTTCAGCGCCTCGCGGTTGAACGCGGGCAGGTCGTCGGGCTTCCGGCTGGTGACCAGCGTCCACCCGTTCATGTCGCAGACCTGGACCTCAAGGTCGTCCCACTGCGCGCCGGCGTTGCGGATGTCGGTGGCCAGGCTCGGGAACGAGGTGAGCATCTTGCCGCGCACCACGTTCGCCTCGACCAGCAGCCAAGGCCCGTGGCAGATGGAGGCGACCGGCTTGCCCGCGCCGACGTGCGCCTGCACGAACGCGACCGCGTCGCGGTCCATCCGCAGGAAGTCGGCGTTCGCGACGCCGCCGGGGATGACCACGCCGTCGTAGTCCGCCGGGTCGGCCTGCGCGAACGGCACGTCGACCTCGAAGGTGTCCGCCGGGGTGAGGTGGTTGAACCCCCGCACCTCGCCGAGCTGCGGCGCGAGCAGCCGCGGCACCGCGCCCGCCTTCTCCACGTGCTGCCAGGGGTCGGTCAGCTCGACCTGCTCGATCCCCTCCGTGTCGACCAGGAATGCGATCTTCTTCGGTTCGGCCATGCCTGTCGGCTACCCGCGCAGGAAATCGCCCAACCACCCGCGGACCTCACTCCGCCGGGTCAACCAGGACGGCACCAGCTCCAACCGCGAGTTCGGCAGCGCGGCGGCGGTCTCCTTGGCGACGTGCTCGGGGTGCAGCGGGTCCTCGGTCGCGCCGACCACGAGCACCGGGACCGTGACGGCCCCGAGCACGGACCGGTCGGGTACCGGGGTCCGGCCGGGCAGCTCGGCGAGCGCGCCGTCGAGCCGGCGGAACGCGGCCCGCCGTTCCGCGAGGTACTCCGGCGGGCCGCCGATGACGGTGATCGCGTACTCGCGGGCGAGCAGGGCGCGCGGCTCGTCCAGCACGGCGGGCAGCAGCAGCGCGACGCGGTCGAACGCGTCCGGCTCGTCGGCCAGCAGGGACAGCAGCGCGCCGGAGGTCAGGGAGACGCCGACGGCGCGCGTCGCGCCCACTTCGCGGGCGACCGCGCGCAGGTCGGCGGCGATGCGCCGGTAGTCCCAGTACCCGGCGGGCGCGTCCGGGGCGTCGCCGTGCGACGGCAGGGTGACCACGACCCTCGTGCCGGGCAGGCCGGACGCGGGCAGGCGCGCTTCACCGGGTGTCGCGCCCAGGCCGTGGCCGATCAGGGTCACCGGCGTGCCGGAGCCGTAGCTCCGGTACCTCACCACCGCGGGCCGCGCTGGACCTCGATCAGGCGTGGCCGCACGTCGACCAGGTACACCATCACGGCGACCAGGCCGGCCAGCCAGAACATCGCGCCGGGGCCGGACAGGCTGAACAGCAGCAGCGCGAACGTGCCGCCGCCGGTGATGCCCAACCAGGCGGGCTTGGTGAGCCGCTCCGCCGCGGTGTAGGCGTCCGCCCGCTGCGACAGGGCGTGCACGAAGGCGAAGACACCCGCGATCAGCCCGGCGTAGTACGCCAGGAACATGACCCACACGTCGAGGTAGAGCAGGTCCGGTTGCGGAAGCTGGAAGAACACACACCCAGACTACGTGCGGATCACGCCCCGGGGAT
Coding sequences:
- a CDS encoding MerR family transcriptional regulator, whose protein sequence is MAWSIAQVARMSKVTSRTLRHYDAIGLLEPAWVGGNGHRYYEREQLLRLQQILLLRDLGLGLDTVAEVLDGRHRAVDVLRNHRRWLRAEQERLARLADTVTRTIREMEGGEHNMKMEELFDGFDADQQARYEAELVERLGEGVQEHIDEGKRRMRGWTRADADTFMAEWHAVAEAYGALFDAGVAPDAPEAQEVTDRHYRWICLGWTPNRESYTGLGRLYVDAPDFKVQFDARAEGLAEWVRDAIAAYAEARLS
- a CDS encoding type 1 glutamine amidotransferase domain-containing protein, which codes for MAEPKKIAFLVDTEGIEQVELTDPWQHVEKAGAVPRLLAPQLGEVRGFNHLTPADTFEVDVPFAQADPADYDGVVIPGGVANADFLRMDRDAVAFVQAHVGAGKPVASICHGPWLLVEANVVRGKMLTSFPSLATDIRNAGAQWDDLEVQVCDMNGWTLVTSRKPDDLPAFNREALKAFGLAE
- a CDS encoding DUF2516 family protein is translated as MLYLDVWVMFLAYYAGLIAGVFAFVHALSQRADAYTAAERLTKPAWLGITGGGTFALLLFSLSGPGAMFWLAGLVAVMVYLVDVRPRLIEVQRGPRW
- a CDS encoding alpha/beta fold hydrolase encodes the protein MVRYRSYGSGTPVTLIGHGLGATPGEARLPASGLPGTRVVVTLPSHGDAPDAPAGYWDYRRIAADLRAVAREVGATRAVGVSLTSGALLSLLADEPDAFDRVALLLPAVLDEPRALLAREYAITVIGGPPEYLAERRAAFRRLDGALAELPGRTPVPDRSVLGAVTVPVLVVGATEDPLHPEHVAKETAAALPNSRLELVPSWLTRRSEVRGWLGDFLRG
- a CDS encoding YbaK/EbsC family protein; this translates as MVGVWTIAGTLVPVPVLDRLDLVAEPVAAALRSTADASRVAVGAIDPELADTAEFCAHYGSPLDASANCVIVAGKRGDTVRYAACVVLATTRADVNGVVRRRLDARRASFAPMDDAVALTGMAYGGITPVGLPADWPVLLSPEVAAAPELVIGSGVRGSKLLVPGAVLAKLPGAEVVEGLAR